Part of the Sporichthyaceae bacterium genome, CGGCGCAGGGTCTTGCAGGCGGGCGTACTCGCCGCCGCCGTCTCCGCCTCGGTGCTGATCGGCCCGGTGTCACAGGCCGCGCCCGGCGCGGTCGGCGCACAACGAGTGGGCCACGCCGCCCGGCTGCACACCGCCCGGCCGGCCAATGGCGCCCCGGTGCCCACCGGCGGCCTGTACGACGCGGGCGTGCCCACCGTGGCCGGCACCCCGAACCCGGCCCCTCAGCCGGCGCCGCCCGCGCCGGCGCCGGTCCCTTCCCCGCAGCCGACGCCCATGCCCACGCCCGGGCCGGCCGCGCCCGGCACCTCGGTTCCACCACCTGCCCCTGCACCTGCGCCGACGCCCGGCAACCCGGCCCCGGCGCCCAATCCCGCCCCGACTCCCACGCCCTCACCGGTGCCCACCCCGCCCCCGGCCGGTCCGGTGGTTCCGCCGCCACCGCCGCCCGCGCCCGGTCCGTCGCACAACATCACCGAACTGCTTGCGTTGACCAACCAGGACCGGCTGAACAACGGCTGCGCCGCGTTGACGCCCAACCCCGCCCTGATGCGTGCCGCCCTCGGCCACGCCCAGGACATGGCGCAACGGGACTACTTCTCGCACACCTCGCTGGACGGGCGCACCTACGACCAGCGCATCCGGCAGGCCGGCTTCGACGGCGACGACATCGGGGAGAACATCGCCTCGGGGTTCCCGGACGCCCGCGGCGTGCAGGATGCCTGGATGGACCACGCGGGCCACCGGCGCAACATCCTGGACTGCAACTTCAAATGGGTCGGCATGGCTTATGTGCCCAACGGCCAATACTGGGTCGTGGACTTCGGCGGCTGACCGGGAATTCCTGTCAAGGAATTCGTGGGGAATTCACGACTGGATTTCTTTCGGCGCTGCGGATTCGTCGTCGATTTTCGGGTGATCCCTTCGGTCAACCCGTTCGATCGCCTCGGCAGAGCGAACGCTCGTTCCTCGCTGCTCGCTCTCCTCTCGGCTCACTTCCGGGTATGCCCCCTTGGCCGGGCGACGCCGACGCACCGGAGCGGGCACGTCGGGCGCCATGCGTCGGGTGGTGACCAGAAAACCGGTGTGCCCGATCATGCGGTGGTCCGGGCGCACCGCCAGACCCTCCACGTGCCAGGTACGCACCAACGTCTCCCAGGCGGTCGGCTCGGTGAACAGCTTGCCCGCCCGCAGGTCCTCCACCAGCGTGGACAGCTGCGTGGTGGTGGCCACATAGCAGCACAGCACGCCGCCGGGCACAAGCACGTCGCTGACCGCGGGCAGGCACTCCCACGGCGCGAGCATGTCCAACACCAC contains:
- a CDS encoding CAP domain-containing protein, whose protein sequence is MHRRRVLQAGVLAAAVSASVLIGPVSQAAPGAVGAQRVGHAARLHTARPANGAPVPTGGLYDAGVPTVAGTPNPAPQPAPPAPAPVPSPQPTPMPTPGPAAPGTSVPPPAPAPAPTPGNPAPAPNPAPTPTPSPVPTPPPAGPVVPPPPPPAPGPSHNITELLALTNQDRLNNGCAALTPNPALMRAALGHAQDMAQRDYFSHTSLDGRTYDQRIRQAGFDGDDIGENIASGFPDARGVQDAWMDHAGHRRNILDCNFKWVGMAYVPNGQYWVVDFGG